The window caaaaatagtgagatgtcttgcagagggatgcagcactcttaaaattgcaaagcttctgaagcgtgatcatcgaacaatcaagcatttcattcaaaatagtcaacagggtcgcaagaagcgtgtggaaaaaccaaggcgcaaaataactgcccatgaactgagaaaagtcaagcgtgcagctgccaagatgccacttgccaccagtttggccatatttcagagctgcaacatcgctggagtgcccaaaagcacaaggtgtgcaatactcagagacatggccaaggtaagaaaggctgaaagacgaccaccactgaacaagacacacaagctgaaacgtcaagactgggccaagaaatatctcaagactgatttttctaaggttttatggactgatgaaatgagagtgagtcttgatgggccagatggatgggcccgtggctggattggtagagagctccagtccgactcagacgccagcaagatggaggtggagtactggtttgggctggtatcatcaaagatgagcttgtgggttgaggatggagtcaagctcaactcccagtcctactgccagtttctggaagacaccttcttcaagcagtggtacaggaagaagtctgcatccttcaagaaaaacattttcatgcaggtttttttgaatgtcagaaatgtatatttgtgaatgtggagtttcactggtttcactggtaaaaataataattgaaatgggtatatatttgttttgggtatatgggtatatatttgttatttagttgcctaataattatgcacagtaataatcaccttcacacacagatatccccctaaaatagctaaaaataaaaacaaactaaaaactacttccaaaaacattcagctttgatattaatgagttttttgggttcattgagaacatggttgttcaataatgaaattattcctcaaaaatacaacttgcctaataattctgcactccctgtatatcaGCATAAACTTTTGTAACTCTTGCTCAGTACTAGGCTTTTATAAGGTTTTGTCATGTTGGATCTGTTGTCCTCTCTATGTAAGTGTGCCTGCAGCAGTGCTCCGGGTCCTGGTATTGAACCTTGAACCGGTCTGAGCAAAGGGAGCTCATGTGAGAGTTCAGCCACTcttgtgttgttttgttgtgGAGGTATTGGTGTATTTCTGAATAAGGGTCTTGGTCGGAGGCCGCGTACCTCCGGGgtcttgtgagtgtgtgtgtgtaatggtcTGGTGTTTGGTTTTTCAGCTGGTGTGCATGAGTGGTTTGAGCCCCATAAGAAAGTGTTCCTTCCCTTCCCTGTTTCCTCACTCATTTATCCCAAAGGTGTGTGAACTTGAATTgttaatcaatatttgatctCCTGCTCCTCTCTGTGTCATTCCAGGTTTACGTTGATAATACAGCTGTTACTGTCTCCTAAGCCCAGTACGACCAGAGGTGGGTAAAGTTTATACAAGTATGAGTAGCGTTACTCCAATATATTAATACTCAAGTACaagtagtcatccaaaaaaatGACTCGAGTATAGTAcaaaaacaaagtgaagtgagcaTGTAGTATGTATTCAGAACTATGTACATGTAGTATGTACACGACTACTCAAGAACTGAGTAACTGTTTgattttaatatcattttttttttttaaacaatgtattcagacagaaaaaatatgaatgtgctTATTCTGGTATTCCATAATAATATTAGTAAATTATTAAAGAAcaatttgtagtaattaatggactaaatctggCCATAGAATCTATTTACTATATGTTAATTATGTCTTAGCCTTTATATCAGAGTAAATTGTGTCCTTTGGAATCTGTCTCCCATTCCATGCTCTTCTTTCCTTTGATTTAGAGAAATGTATGGCGGCATAATTTACTTCAGCATCACCACCCTacaaagaagaaataaatcaaCGACAACCACAAATCAATGACAACCATGAAGTGTCAATAAATGAACACTTTCTTGGGACGGTCTTTCAAGACAAATATTCAGACTACAGAAGCAGactgtgtgttttcacacaAAGAAATTCTAACGGCAGCTTGATAAAACCCAATCTTGATAAAACTACGATCCTAGTGCCTATACTCGACTCTGGTCAATGTTcactcttcatttttttaagaataCAGCTTATTTTAAAGTCTCTATGACTTCTTAACCAGAGTAACATTTCAAATTTTTCATCTTTTAGTTAAAGCTAAACTTTAAACATGAGGACTGACCCGTTTCTTTTGACTGACGTGATCAGATATTAATTTCATGTTCAGTTGTGTTAACAATCCATTAGTGATTTAAATGATTGCATTTGTAATGAAAGTTATAAAAATTAGAAAGAAATCTTACCTCACAACTGTTTTGCTTAATGTCCAGACCTATAACGGCAGAAATAAAGTTactaataaattaaaacaaatgaaatgaatcaaaATATGTTGTGAATCAAAAACATATTGTCTTACAGCAGGAGCAGCGTTTTTTCTTGTACATTAAACAGGTCAGAATTAGGACCAGCAAACACACAATCAGTGACGCCCCCAAACCTGCAGACAAGTGATTTATTCTGCCATGATCTGTTGTAatattttctgcaaaaaaaaacaaaacagatgaaatgtaaaaatggctcGCAAGTTCTAAAAATGTttagggtgtgtgtttttttcaagaCAGCTGACCCGTACCCAGCCTGGTCCCATTCCCAAACCATATCTTTCTACAAAAGAAGTTGTGAACGCAGCTTTGTGTGGAAGAGAGGATCTCGCACTGATCCCTGCTGTTTTTGTGAGTGTATATGACGGCGGGATGAGTTTCTTCTGCTCTTGATCTGTTCACATAGGGGACGGTGCACCGCAGATTCACAGAGTCTCCATGTAGAACGGGGATTTGGATCACTGCTGTGGTTTTGGGTTCATGCTGACTGTCACCTTCAATGACAAATatagttttacaaaaaaaaatatataaatcagcTGCatttaaaattatgaaaattaaataatcagGAGAAAGTTATTTACTCTTTAATGTTAAAAACGATCCATTCCCAAATTCAATTTCATTGTTGTCGTTGTTCCATCCACAGAAGTAGACAGCTTCATCAGATGgatttatgttctttattgtCAGGTGGAGACTTTCCTTAGTCCTCTGTATACTGGcacgtttattttttacacTCGTCCCATCGGGGTGGGAGAATGCTAAAGGACTAGGTTTCCCACCCAAAACTTGCTTGTACcaataaaaagtcattttattcaAATCTAATGAGTGAAAGCATTGCAAAGTTACACTGTCTCCAAGGCGAGCTGTTGTAATTGGATGTGGTTGATGTAATTCTTCAGTTTGCCCAAAGtctgaaaatataaatgaaacaaaCTCGGATATTTGCCATACATTGCTTTGGCAAGACATCAGCTgtcaaaaaaaccccaaaacaatcAGATCCTAACTGACTTACGTCGTGCGCTGAACAGGATGGCAGAAAAGAACAGGACCATCATCTTCATAACGCCAGCGAGCTCTTCTGTGTGGTGGTGGGTCAGTGTCACTTTAATGTGCTGCTTCCATTAAGTCAGTTTGGTGGCCAATCAGCGAAGCTGCAGTGAAGCTGCAGACGCCAGTCCCTGCATTAAATACTCGACCATAGCAGTGATCTGATTGGCAAACTAGAGCATATTGATCTCTTTAAATATCTTGATCCTTGTAAAATTCTCCACGATTAAATGTACGCTTTCCCATCATCTCCCATGTAGAAGCTTAGGTAGTTTCAGCAAGGCAGCgaaatgtttttaaagatcatacaaggaaaaaaaaagtctgaagaaaTAAATGCTTCTGAACATTTTGCAACCTAATAGGTTAACTGACAGCAGATCAGCAACATGATTGGTTGGAAGTTGAACATCTTAGATAGCAGAGTATGTCATAAGTAATACTAGGCAGCTAGAACTGTATATCTGCCCAGAAGGAGAAAACATAAAATCTACCAGAACTCCAGCAACTGCTGTCTGTCCTTAGTGGTGACCATGGCTCCATCTCAGCTttattacagggagtgcagaattattaggcaagttgtatttttaaggaataattttattattgaacaacaacccaaaaaactcattaatatcaaagctgaatgtttttagtttgtttttatttttagatattttagggagatatctgtgtgtgaaggtgactattactgtgcataattattaggcaacttaacaaaaaacaaatatatacccatttcaattatttatttttaccagtgaaaccaatataacatctccacattcacaaatatacatttctgacattcaaaaacaaaacaaaaacaaatcagcatccaatatagccacctttctttgcaaggacactcaaaagcctgccatccatggattctgtcagtgttttgatctgttcaccatcaacattgcatgcagcagcaaccacagcctcccagacactgttcagagaggtgtactgttttcacaccttgtaaatctcacatttgatgatggaccacaggttctcaatggggttcagatcaggtgaacaaggaggccatgtcattagtttttcttcttttataccctttcttgccagccatgctgtggagtacttggacgcgtgtgatggagcattgtcctgcatgaaaatcatgtttttcttgaaggatgcagacttcttcctgtaccactgcttgaagaaggtgtcttccagaaactggcagtaggactgggagttgagcttgactccatcctcaacccacaagctcatctttgatggtaccagcccaaaccagtactccacctccaccttgctggcgtctgagtcggactggagctctctgccctttaccaatccagccacgggcccatccatctggcccatcaagactcactctcatttcatcagtccataaaaccttagaaaaatcagtcttgagatatttcttggcccagtcttgacgtttcagcttgtgtgtcttgttcagtggtggtcgtctttcagcctttcttaccatggccatgtctctgagtattgcacaccttgtgcttttgggcactccagcgatgttgcagctctgaaatatggccaaactggtggcaagtggcatcttggcagctgcacgcttgacttttctcagttcatgggcagttattttgcgccttggtttttccacacgcttcttgcgaccctgttgactattttgaatgaaacgcttgattgttcgatgatcacgcttcagaagctttgcaattttaagagtgctgcatccctctgcaagatatctcactatttttgacttttctgtgcctatcaagtccttcttttgatccattttgccaaaggaaaggaagttgcctaataattatgcacacctgatatagggtgttgatgtcattagaccacaccccttctcattacagagatgcacatcacctaatatgcttaattggtagtaggctttcgagcctatacagcttggagtaagacaacatgcatgaagaggatgatgtggacaaaatactcatttacctaataattctgcactccctgtagtatGGGTTGCTGCCATCAAATTCAATACCTTGGTATCTAATAGCAAAATTAACCCCAACGTTTTGTTTTATACAGTCttatacagaaaaatatttcatcAGCCTCTTCCAAGACTTCAAATAGTGACCATGTCTCACTTTCTCACCATCCATAACCACTGATCCTAATCAGGGCCACGTCTAGGACTCTGGACCCAAGACAAGAGACTCATCCAGGGCCAGGTACCAGCCTCCTACCTGTTTGGTGCCCTATATGCGAACACCCCCTCTGGCGGGTTTTATTGTAAAACCTGTTGTCGGaaccatactgaatttaaccagacAAACATACATGGAattttgaccttttcttgtccatcttccatctGTGTTAATTTTGCAGTCCAGTATAAACACTCATCACTAttaattgtgacataatgagcttgGACTAAcaatattaggaataaaatgttctttatttttaccaCCCCCTGAAAAAAGGAGGGCGCCCTTCCTCCCTGCAAATGGGAAagttttcagtctcatttcatttgcagatctgagagggcgtgtagctaggtagtattgtattgatataggagggagcacttccatttacagccctgtaggcgagcgtcaaggatttgaactcaatgcgagcagctaccaggagccagtggagagaggtgagaagaggcgtgacatgggtgagTTTCGACATCTAGAgaggttttatggtgactgcagaggctccagccaggagagagttataatagtcgagtttcgagatgaccattgcctggacgagtagctgcgtagcctgttgtgaaagaaaaggtctaatcttgcgaatgtagtagagagtgaacctgcaagaTCGCAGCAGCGTGAAGGCTTTTTGCTGTCCCACTCTGTCATCTCCAGCCATTGGTTTTTCTGTGTTGCAAATTCTGTGTTAGCTTTTAATATTATCAATGAACATTTTGAATTTAATAAAGCATATGAAATATCTTCCAACTCAAATGATCACTTGATTTCATGGTATTTccaaccatttttattttgctgatttgcagatttattactgCCTTAATCCTAATCTGCCCTGGTTGAATGTCTGACAGAGGATAATAAATGTTTCAACTGGTGTCAACCAGTTATCTAAAGTTGAATGCCCAGAAAACTGATGTTGTGACCCTGGATATCCACCTAACAGTAACCTTAACACTATTACTGTCCCATTTCATTTTGCCACCAAGCACTCAGTATTAAGCAGTCAGTCCCTTTGATAAAGGTACATATGAAGCAGTTGAAGACCCATTTGATCAGGTTATTTGCTTAGCGCCACATTGGTGTAACCCCCGAGGGTTACTGTCTATTGTCATTTTGTACAAATTTTTAACTAGCCTTTTTATTTAGATATTAACTAGACCTATTCTGTACATATACATAATGCATACATGTGTATTAGTATactaaaataagataaaataatcctttattagaCTCACAAGTGGGATGTTTGCAttatcacagcagaaagtggacagtagatGACAAgagaagcaaaaataaatagaatgaaaaactacactaaaataaaaagtttaccATACGAACAATCTAAAAATACAtgtgaaagtaaagaaaatataaatatatatgtgaatatgtaaacttagataaaaaaaaaaactatgtatgTACAGACATGTACGTAtaaatgtacagagtggatatacaAATATTGCATATAAACACTGTGTGTAATGGCAGCTCCCACAAGGCCCTCACACATCCGAGTAGAATCCCCAGAGCCCTGAATGTAGGCCAGGCCTGCATATTTTTCACGTAGGAAGGAGCTACTTAGAAGATCAGAAGCAAATtgctaaaaaaatgaaatagaaaacTATATGTATTAATACCGGTCTTACTTTTTTATTCACTTCCTCACACtttctgcacacacaccttcacgTGCCCTTGTTGAAGTTTCACAACTAGTCTAACGCCCAGTGCATTGTGTAGCCTTCTTGAcaggtgtgtgttgctgtagtTAATTTATTTTGGTATGAAGGGGTTATGTCTATGTATGTCcttatttctattttaaaaatcaGATTTAATGCTACTTTTATGTAACTGTATAAGGTCCAAATAACCACAGCATCACACGGTTTGAACACACTGTGTGGTGTCAGCAGAGCTTTatacaaattcatattttaaaacatacagTAAAATCTCTAGGTGCCTGGAGAGTGGCTGAATGTAAGGTGAAGCTGTCTTGCTCGGTGATACAATGGTGTACCTAGATGCTTTATTAGAATTTCATGAAACCTAAAACCATGATCTCATCACAAGGGACCTAtttcaatgaataaaaaaacaaatgtttatacatttgaaatttatttaaaacattttggatttcatttgactttttttcttcttctaactAAATAAAGTGTGTTATTGTTTCGTTTCTAAGtcttaagtgttttttttttgttgttgttgcaaaAGCAGATGTCATGCATGAGCACCatccaggacacacacactcttctcagGACACAATATGGATTATTTCATGCCTCTTTTTCCATAGTGATATTCTTCTTGATATCAAATAACCACATCGTAAATGATTCCATTCAGTCATGTACTGGGATATTTCACATGAGTGTACACACAGTCTTGTATCAGCTCTTTATTCTTAGTGTTGTTCTGAGTTCTCCTCCTAGAGAACTGCAGGGCTGTATAATTCAGTGGCTCATCAACGATGTCCTGCAAAATAAGTACAGCTTGTCTGCTCATATAAAGTCTTCTCTCCTCCCTGCTGTCGTAGAGAGTCCCTTAACACCTGCCACACAAAATGAACAATTCTGCAAATGTAGCGGGGTTATGTGAGAAGATGACAGCTCAGTCTTTTCAGTGCCGACTTTATCAGCAATAAAATATCAGGTTTGGTCAAACTCTTGAGCTCTGAATTTTTGTCTCATTAATTACTTACCCATACAATGAAGACATTTGGTTCTTCTGTAACTTGACCCAATCAGCAAGACTGTCAGGAGAACAAAGAAACACAGGTCTGCTCCCAAACCAATAATCAATGGATTCAAGGAGGTGCCTTAGATTAACACAATCATGAATGGATGATAATGACATAATTTCATTGCTATATCATCTGTGTCTACTGTAGATTTGTTTAAATATCTTACCTCTTTCAACATCCATCTTTGTCCCATTTCCAAACAGGTTCTTTCCACATGTGGCCACAGCACAGTAATAatgatgatccaaaatatggcagctcgtctcattttcaatcagccaaaatacacccatgttacacctcttcttacctccctccactggctcccggtagctgctcgcattgagttcaaatccttgatgctgcctacagggctgtaaatgaaactgcgccctcctacatcaacacaatactacctagctacactcctgcacgctctctcagatcggcaaacgaaaggagactaaaaattccttcttcacggggtctccgattccaatcatgtctgttctccgttgttgtccctggctggtggaacaacctgccctcctccacacgactagccaagactatcaccacttttaagaagaaggtgaaaaccctcttattccaaaattattacagacaaatttaacacatacacacgcacatgcatacacattgaataaacaaatacaaaatatataaatacattataatttttcttagtctagcacccaacaatccccgagcatgctcttcaatgacaaatctaagccttatcagggctcttagtttgtaaactcgatattctatagaaatcgaacgagaattgctggtgtcttcctattgtaagtcgctttggataaaagcgtctgctaaataaagtaaagtaaagtaaagtaataagtCCCAGCATCAGACGGTCCAGTTTGTCCTTTGAGAAGTTTAGTTTAGTGCTGgattctgggcactgattcgaccatggaggccatttcgagacagaatccgacaaactgttttggttgacacagggacttcaggtgaccaggtctcgtggagctctgctgcagtggaaaatgggatggccttggattttcgagccaacaaactcttgagcagttgtcttgcggggtctgcttgacatgggcttgtcaaaaacgtcgccagtctcttcaaatcttaaTTTCTTgtaaaataaatctttattagaaatatatttcagcggcacttgaggtcaatttgtacacaagcaacaagacttttgtcaggaacTGTGCTGCCCTACTGCCACACAGTCATCCAAATGTCCACTAAACAATCTTAACTTGGTTTGTTTTATCCACTGCATCATAGATAGCCGGATAGCTGTCCAAAGTTGCCACCTGTGACGATTAGGTTTAGAATAGTTTAAGTCGGTTTGGGTTTTTAGGTTTATTCAGTCTGTTTGTGGTTTGATGAAGTTTCCTTTGGTTTTGTTGACCTCTTTTCAGACCCATAATATGATTTTGCTACTTTGAGTTGTTTATTATTTGAGTAAATGCTCATATTATTGCTCATATGCTGTTAATTCTCATATGCTGTTATTCTTGTGTCCTGTTGTCTGCCTGCTCAGTCCCTCACAGACCATGGTCTTCCCCAGCCTTACTTGATGCTTCTCATCTGTTaagaagctggtgatccactgacaagtagcaggtgacacgttgagctgggagagtttggaggagAGGACATTAGGCACAATGGTGTTAAAAGATTTAAAGTTCACGAAGAGTATACTGACACACCTCTTATGTGGCAGTTATGGAAACTAAGATGGAGACCGTTGTGATAAATCcatatttagtatttaaaagcaggacaaatctcttttattttcagcatcacctctttttaccttcatcgttttgttcattaacatgagtgactgataaagtgttcagcataaaccttcaggactgctggaaaccATCCACATTCAGGAGAATTCAGGAGTTGCAGGCTTTACAGATAGTCGTTGGCagcaaatatacaataaaagaTGCGCAAGCCACCCATAGTTAATCTGATGGCAGAGAACCAGCTCTTGTGGCACAACTCCCAAAGAAGTGCTGGTTAATTTATTATCCTCTATAGTCTCATATTTTAGCCAGACTTGACAACTATATAAAtgccttttttgcttttttactaAGTTTTTACGCTCGCAACAGATTATTTCTTGGGCTCTGCTGCCCTCTACTGATTAAATGGGCTGCAAAAGAATTATTCATCAAAATCTGATGTATGAAAATAGCATTGATATTTATTTCCCACTctgtttacatatttatttacttggtTGCACTGGATTTTAACAGTGTAAAGGGGCTGAATACAAATGCACGCCTCAGTTTTCTGATGTCTTtctaataattttattttaaaagttgaaCATGCAATTTCACAATTATGTTCTTATTTGTATTAGTATCACATAAAATCTCAATGAAATACTTATGGTTGTAACTTAATAAAATGTGCACAAGTTCACATGGCTATGAACACTTTTTAAGGCACTGTATGCTGAAAGCGACCAAAATTCTGACAGAATTCTGACAGAACACACAGGCTGGTTGAATTGACGTAACTTTGAAGGCCCGCCCCATCAGTCTTGTTTACAAGTCAAGTCACAAGATCCACAAACGCATTTTTCAGAATATTTCTAGATGTTTCGCTGGGGTTATAAGGAAAAATAAGTGCAGTTTACACATAAAACGTATGTAATGGTGGTTCTAGTGGGATGGCAGATTATGAATAGCTAGAATGATTAGATTTATTTTTGGCATCTAACATAACGTTATATAATTTAAATCATTTGCCACATAACTGGGAAAATTTGCCTTGTAACCCCTCAGAGTCAGAAGCATGAGCCCACAAGCCCATAGTGGGCAGGAAGTTCAATGAGTGAAAATTAGAATTATAATAATGAAGTTTGTGAATACTATAAATAAAGATTCTGATATTGTTGAAAAGGGAGTGCTGTAAAAGATGTTGAAATAGTTTATATTGCCACCCTTAGTTGCGCTGAATTggaaataatttatatttgaatTAATAGGCTTTACAGGACAGTGGGTAAACGTGTAAGAGGTTAGAAATAATCGATTTTAATAATGATAGGTCGTGATCTAAAATGGGCCAGTCTGAGGCATGAAACTCCAGTGCtgaaatttatttttcatattggtGATTTGATGTGGTGATGCTGATATTGTCcattatgtcctgtgtcaatgttTAAACTTCCAAATGTTACCATACTTGCCATACATTGCAGGTATGCTTTataaaattgttattattaattcaattaagtttgttaatacattttatatattttcttattCAAACATATCTAGCATTTCTAAcaatatttacataattaaagCTTTGCCTCCACCCTTGTTAGGTTGCACTGTATATGGCATTGCATGATCCATTCCGCATGATCCACCTGAGTGCTGCAAGTACCTTAAAAACGTGCTTTGCAATGTTACATATTGCAATGTATGTGAAGTCCTTGGAATTGTCTTGAATACATTGTGATTTTGTCTTCTATTATGTGGTGCTTGTTTGACATGCCAGATCAGGAGATGGTGTGTGCCTCACCCTGATGAAGACTGGTCTGGAAAAGTGTGCATTAAAGGTGAAGTAGTTGTCAAATTAAAAAGTGTGTAATATTAAGTATGCTGTCTTTATAATCAAACAGTTTTTTGTGAGTATATCTACACTAGCTGTGGAACCTTGTCTAGGGCTTAATAGGGCACATTTACTTGCTTTACGCCATGACTTGTTGTCAGCTCtcgtgaaatgtgtgtgtatgtgaaaggGCAGGAAGACTGAACATTCTAGAACGTTGAAACAACGGGTGGGCCG of the Denticeps clupeoides chromosome 18, fDenClu1.1, whole genome shotgun sequence genome contains:
- the LOC114768559 gene encoding uncharacterized protein LOC114768559, producing MKMMVLFFSAILFSARHFGQTEELHQPHPITTARLGDSVTLQCFHSLDLNKMTFYWYKQVLGGKPSPLAFSHPDGTSVKNKRASIQRTKESLHLTIKNINPSDEAVYFCGWNNDNNEIEFGNGSFLTLKSDSQHEPKTTAVIQIPVLHGDSVNLRCTVPYVNRSRAEETHPAVIYTHKNSRDQCEILSSTQSCVHNFFCRKIWFGNGTRLGGGQHEAKITAVIQTPLTRGVRSGDSVTLQCTVLQESSSQDFRVFWFRPTSGEFHPASIYTEITSGDHCEILSGTSSCIYEFTKDKLGLSDAGMYCCAVATCGKIIFGNGTKLELLVSAFQQVKLADVKVAHPSSQDTNADILNYAAVHISKKKRRERRKRDLPEDVVYSDVKYSTNVQ